One Glycine max cultivar Williams 82 chromosome 3, Glycine_max_v4.0, whole genome shotgun sequence DNA window includes the following coding sequences:
- the LOC100811617 gene encoding auxin-induced protein 5NG4-like, with product MEGDGYCGSFFQRCKPYIAMISLQFGFAGMNIITKVSLNRGMSHYVLVVYRHAFATAAIAPFAIVLERKVRPKITFLMFMQIFVLGLLGPVIDQNLYYAGLKFTSPTYSCAISNMLPAMTFVMAAIFRMEKLNVRKVRCQAKVIGTVVTVAGAMLMTLYKGQVISFLGSKYMHHPRNYVPENNTDSGEKDWFKGSVLLVLATLSWASFFILQAVTLRKYPAQLSLTALVCALGTLQSIAVTFVMEHKPSVWTIGWDMNLLAAAYAGIISSGITYYVQGIVMQKKGPVFVTAFSPLMMIIVAIMGTFILAEKIYLGGVIGAILIVMGLYSVLWGKHKENKEKEAEITIEVLKCCSENGMRLETVVEDAETNNDIEMQKGEASRELRVAIGVPKV from the exons ATGGAAGGAGATGGGTATTGTGGGAGTTTCTTTCAGAGGTGCAAGCCTTACATAGCCATGATTTCTCTGCAATTCGGGTTTGCGGGTATGAACATAATCACCAAGGTTTCCCTCAACCGTGGGATGAGCCACTATGTGCTTGTGGTTTATAGACACGCCTTTGCTACTGCAGCTATTGCTCCTTTTGCTATTGTTCTAGAGAG GAAAGTGAGGCCCAAGATTACATTTCTCATGTTCATGCAAATATTCGTGTTGGGTCTCCTTGG GCCTGTGATTGATCAGAACTTATATTATGCGGGGTTGAAATTTACTTCCCCTACCTACTCATGTGCGATAAGCAACATGCTCCCTGCTATGACATTTGTGATGGCTGCTATTTTCAG GATGGAGAAGTTAAACGTGAGAAAAGTAAGATGCCAAGCAAAGGTGATTGGAACTGTAGTAACAGTTGCTGGGGccatgttgatgacattgtacAAAGGGCAAGTAATCAGTTTCTTGGGGTCTAAGTACATGCATCACCCAAGAAACTATGTACCTGAAAACAACACTGATTCTGGTGAAAAGGATTGGTTCAAGGGTTCTGTTCTTCTCGTACTTGCCACCCTTTCATGGGCTTCTTTCTTCATCCTTCAG GCAGTGACATTAAGGAAATACCCTGCTCAGCTCTCCCTCACAGCACTTGTGTGTGCCTTAGGTACACTGCAATCAATTGCAGTTACCTTTGTCATGGAGCACAAACCATCTGTTTGGACCATTGGCTGGGACATGAACCTTCTTGCTGCAGCCTATGCT GGAATAATATCATCAGGTATCACCTACTATGTTCAAGGGATTGTCATGCAGAAAAAAGGGCCTGTTTTCGTTACTGCTTTCAGCCCTTTGATGATGATTATCGTAGCCATCATGGGTACCTTCATCCTTGcagaaaaaatatatcttggAGG GGTCATTGGAGCTATTCTCATAGTAATGGGACTTTACTCGGTTCTGTGGGGCAAGCACAAGGAGAACAAAGAGAAAGAGGCAGAGATAACCATTGAGGTATTGAAGTGTTGTTCAGAAAATGGGATGAGGTTGGAGACTGTGGTAGAAGATGCTGAAACAAACAACGACATTGAGATGCAAAAGGGTGAAGCCTCAAGAGAGTTAAGGGTAGCCATTGGAGTTCCAAAAGTTTAA
- the LOC100811080 gene encoding cytochrome P450 98A2 has translation MALLLIVPISLVTLWLGYTLYQRLRFKLPPGPRPWPVVGNLYDIKPVRFRCFAEWAQSYGPIISVWFGSTLNVIVSNSELAKEVLKEHDQQLADRHRSRSAAKFSRDGKDLIWADYGPHYVKVRKVCTLELFTPKRLESLRPIREDEVTTMVESVYNHCTTTGNLGKAILVRKHLGSVAFNNITRLAFGKRFVNSEGVMDEQGVEFKAIVENGLKLGASLAMAEHIPWLRWMFPLEEGAFAKHGARRDRLTRAIMTEHTEARKKSGGAKQHFVDALLTLQDKYDLSEDTIIGLLWDMITAGMDTTAISVEWAMAELIRNPRVQQKVQEELDRVIGLERVMTEADFSSLPYLQCVIKEAMRLHPPTPLMLPHRANANVKVGGYDIPKGSNVHVNVWAVARDPAVWKDPLEFRPERFLEEDVDMKGHDFRLLPFGAGRRVCPGAQLGINLVTSMLGHLLHHFCWTPPEGMKPEEIDMGENPGLVTYMRTPIQALASPRLPSHLYKRVPAEI, from the exons ATGGCTCTGCTTCTGATAGTACCCATTTCACTGGTAACCCTCTGGCTCGGTTACACCCTATACCAGCGGCTACGCTTCAAGCTCCCTCCTGGCCCACGGCCCTGGCCGGTAGTCGGTAACCTCTACGACATAAAACCCGTCCGGTTCCGGTGCTTCGCTGAGTGGGCGCAGTCTTACGGCCCTATCATATCGGTCTGGTTCGGTTCGACCCTAAACGTCATCGTTTCAAACTCGGAGTTGGCCAAGGAGGTTCTGAAGGAGCACGATCAGCAGCTGGCGGACCGGCACCGGAGCCGGTCGGCGGCGAAGTTCAGCCGCGACGGGAAGGATCTCATTTGGGCCGATTATGGGCCGCACTACGTGAAGGTGAGGAAGGTTTGCACGCTCGAGCTTTTCACGCCGAAGCGCCTCGAGTCCCTCAGGCCCATTAGGGAGGACGAGGTCACCACCATGGTTGAGTCCGTTTACAATCACTGCACCACCACTG GAAATTTAGGGAAAGCAATATTGGTGAGGAAGCACTTGGGGTCTGTGGCATTCAACAACATCACCAGGTTGGCATTTGGAAAAAGATTTGTGAACTCAGAAGGTGTTATGGATGAGCAAGGAGTAGAATTCAAGGCCATTGTGGAAAATGGGTTAAAGCTAGGAGCATCTCTAGCCATGGCAGAACACATCCCTTGGCTGCGCTGGATGTTCCCACTGGAAGAAGGAGCTTTTGCCAAGCATGGAGCCCGCCGCGACCGACTCACCAGAGCCATCATGACGGAGCACACTGAAGCACGCAAGAAATCTGGTGGTGCCAAGCAACATTTTGTTGATGCCCTCCTCACATTGCAAGACAAGTATGACCTTAGTGAAGACACCATCATTGGTCTCCTTTGG GATATGATCACAGCAGGGATGGACACAACTGCAATTTCAGTTGAGTGGGCCATGGCTGAATTGATAAGAAACCCAAGGGTGCAACAAAAGGTCCAAGAAGAGCTAGACAGGGTAATTGGGCTTGAAAGGGTGATGACTGAAGCTGACTTCTCAAGCCTGCCTTATCTACAATGTGTGATCAAGGAAGCAATGAGGCTTCACCCACCAACCCCACTAATGCTCCCACACCGTGCCAATGCCAATGTCAAAGTTGGAGGCTATGATATTCCAAAAGGGTCCAATGTGCATGTGAATGTGTGGGCCGTGGCCCGTGACCCGGCAGTGTGGAAGGATCCGTTGGAGTTCCGACCCGAGAGGTTCCTTGAGGAGGATGTGGACATGAAGGGCCATGACTTTAGGCTACTTCCATTCGGGGCGGGTCGCCGGGTATGCCCGGGTGCCCAACTTGGTATCAACTTGGTAACATCCATGTTGGGCCACCTCTTGCACCATTTTTGTTGGACCCCACCTGAAGGAATGAAGCCTGAGGAAATTGACATGGGAGAGAATCCAGGGTTAGTCACATACATGAGGACTCCAATACAAGCTTTGGCTTCTCCTAGGCTCCCCTCACATTTGTACAAACGTGTGCCTGCTGAGATctaa
- the LOC100785412 gene encoding peptidyl-prolyl cis-trans isomerase FKBP65 isoform X2, producing the protein MSMALSQLSHSLENELKGAEDSEFPLKEIGNEGLTKRILRKGVTWQTPFSGDEVEGEVIKGWDEGVATMKKGERAIFKIPPNLAYGEEGSLPLIPPNATLIFDIEMLSWSSIRDLTGDGGVKKKIIREGEGWATPREADEVLVKYEARLENGMLVSKSDQGVEFNVSDGYLCPAMSIAVKTMRKGEVAELAMRFCYGLSQNSSRITELEGVLPPDSNLTSIKLELVSWKIVADVTGDKKILKKIKNLGEGFDRPNEGSQVKVIYLCKGEDGTIIESKGSEEEPFEFTTQEEQVPEGLERAIMTMKKGEQALVTVDAEYLCDYNNSKGNTANNKVLYYEVELVDFVKEKPFWKMDTQEKIEACERKKHDGNLLFKVENFRHASKKYEKAVKYIEFDHSFSEDEKCRANTLHLSCNLNNAACKLKLGEYIEASRLCTKVLEQDPLNIKALYRRCQAYLKTSDLEKAEADIKRALIIDPNNRDIKLEYKELKLKQKEYSRHEADIFSTMLSRMN; encoded by the exons ATGTCAATGGCACTCTCTCAGCTAAGCCACTCTCTGGAAAATGAACTGAAAGGTGCTGAAGACTCAGAATTTCCTCTGAAGGAAATTGGAAATGAAGGTCTCACAAAACGGATTCTCAGAAAAGGAGTCACTTGGCAAACTCCATTCTCTGGAGATGAAGTGGAAG GTGAAGTTATCAAAGGTTGGGATGAAGGAGTTGCCACCATGAAGAAAGGGGAGAGAGCAATCTTCAAAATACCACCTAACTTGGCATATGGGGAAGAAGGATCCCTTCCATTGATTCCTCCCAATGCAACTCTCATTTTTGACATTGAAATGCTGTCTTGGAGTAGCATAAGGGATTTGACTGGCGATGGAGGagtcaagaaaaagataatacGGGAGGGAGAAGGATGGGCAACTCCCAGAGAAGCTGATGAGGTTCTAG TGAAATATGAAGCAAGACTAGAGAATGGGATGCTTGTCTCCAAGTCTGATCAGGGTGTGGAGTTTAATGTAAGTGATG GCTATCTATGTCCTGCCATGAGCATAGCAGTAAAGACAATGAGAAAGGGCGAGGTGGCAGAACTAGCTATGAGATTCTGTT ACGGACTCAGTCAAAATTCAAGTAGAATCACTGAGCTAGAAGGTGTTCTTCCACCAGATTCAAATTTAACTAGCATCAAGCTTGAGCTGGTATCATGGAAAATTGTTGCTGATGTCACAGGAGATAAGAAGATactgaaaaaaattaagaatttgggTGAGGGGTTTGATCGCCCTAACGAGGGATCCCAAGTGAAAG TGATATATTTGTGTAAAGGGGAAGATGGTACGATTATTGAGAGCAAAGGATCAGAGGAAGAACCTTTTGAGTTCacaactcaagaag AACAGGTACCTGAGGGTCTAGAAAGAGCAATAATGACAATGAAGAAAGGAGAGCAAGCTCTGGTAACTGTGGATGCTGAATATTTGTGCGACTATAATAATTCAAAGGGAAACACAGCTAATAATAAAGTCCTTTATTATGAAGTTGAGTTGGTTGATTTCGTTAAG GAAAAACCATTTTGGAAAATGGATACACAAGAGAAAATAGAAGCTTGTGAGAGGAAGAAGCATGATGGAAATCTGCTGTTCAAGGTTGAAAATTTCAGGCACGCATCCAAGAAATATGAAAAG GCTGTAAAATACATTGAGTTTGATCACTCATTCAGTGAAGATGAGAAGTGTCGTGCTAATACCTTACATTTATCCTGTAATTTGAACAATGCTGCCTGTAAACTTAAATTGGGGGAGTACATTGAAGCTTCAAGACTATGCACAAAG GTCCTAGAACAAGACCCTTTAAATATAAAGGCTCTTTACAGAAGATGCCAAGCATACTTGAAAACATCAGACTTGGAGAAAGCTGAGGCTGACATTAAAAGAGCTTTGATTATTGATCCAAATAACAG AGACATTAAACTTGAGTACAAAGAGCTGAAACTTAAGCAAAAGGAATACAGTAGACATGAAGCTGACATCTTCAGCACAATGCTTTCAAGAATGAACTAG
- the LOC100785412 gene encoding peptidyl-prolyl cis-trans isomerase FKBP65 isoform X1, protein MSMALSQLSHSLENELKGAEDSEFPLKEIGNEGLTKRILRKGVTWQTPFSGDEVEVHFNGQVENGASLESSYDKGSPFRFKLGQCEVIKGWDEGVATMKKGERAIFKIPPNLAYGEEGSLPLIPPNATLIFDIEMLSWSSIRDLTGDGGVKKKIIREGEGWATPREADEVLVKYEARLENGMLVSKSDQGVEFNVSDGYLCPAMSIAVKTMRKGEVAELAMRFCYGLSQNSSRITELEGVLPPDSNLTSIKLELVSWKIVADVTGDKKILKKIKNLGEGFDRPNEGSQVKVIYLCKGEDGTIIESKGSEEEPFEFTTQEEQVPEGLERAIMTMKKGEQALVTVDAEYLCDYNNSKGNTANNKVLYYEVELVDFVKEKPFWKMDTQEKIEACERKKHDGNLLFKVENFRHASKKYEKAVKYIEFDHSFSEDEKCRANTLHLSCNLNNAACKLKLGEYIEASRLCTKVLEQDPLNIKALYRRCQAYLKTSDLEKAEADIKRALIIDPNNRDIKLEYKELKLKQKEYSRHEADIFSTMLSRMN, encoded by the exons ATGTCAATGGCACTCTCTCAGCTAAGCCACTCTCTGGAAAATGAACTGAAAGGTGCTGAAGACTCAGAATTTCCTCTGAAGGAAATTGGAAATGAAGGTCTCACAAAACGGATTCTCAGAAAAGGAGTCACTTGGCAAACTCCATTCTCTGGAGATGAAGTGGAAG TTCATTTCAATGGACAAGTTGAAAACGGAGCATCTCTTGAATCCAGTTATGATAAAGGGTCCCCGTTTCGTTTCAAACTAGGCCAAT GTGAAGTTATCAAAGGTTGGGATGAAGGAGTTGCCACCATGAAGAAAGGGGAGAGAGCAATCTTCAAAATACCACCTAACTTGGCATATGGGGAAGAAGGATCCCTTCCATTGATTCCTCCCAATGCAACTCTCATTTTTGACATTGAAATGCTGTCTTGGAGTAGCATAAGGGATTTGACTGGCGATGGAGGagtcaagaaaaagataatacGGGAGGGAGAAGGATGGGCAACTCCCAGAGAAGCTGATGAGGTTCTAG TGAAATATGAAGCAAGACTAGAGAATGGGATGCTTGTCTCCAAGTCTGATCAGGGTGTGGAGTTTAATGTAAGTGATG GCTATCTATGTCCTGCCATGAGCATAGCAGTAAAGACAATGAGAAAGGGCGAGGTGGCAGAACTAGCTATGAGATTCTGTT ACGGACTCAGTCAAAATTCAAGTAGAATCACTGAGCTAGAAGGTGTTCTTCCACCAGATTCAAATTTAACTAGCATCAAGCTTGAGCTGGTATCATGGAAAATTGTTGCTGATGTCACAGGAGATAAGAAGATactgaaaaaaattaagaatttgggTGAGGGGTTTGATCGCCCTAACGAGGGATCCCAAGTGAAAG TGATATATTTGTGTAAAGGGGAAGATGGTACGATTATTGAGAGCAAAGGATCAGAGGAAGAACCTTTTGAGTTCacaactcaagaag AACAGGTACCTGAGGGTCTAGAAAGAGCAATAATGACAATGAAGAAAGGAGAGCAAGCTCTGGTAACTGTGGATGCTGAATATTTGTGCGACTATAATAATTCAAAGGGAAACACAGCTAATAATAAAGTCCTTTATTATGAAGTTGAGTTGGTTGATTTCGTTAAG GAAAAACCATTTTGGAAAATGGATACACAAGAGAAAATAGAAGCTTGTGAGAGGAAGAAGCATGATGGAAATCTGCTGTTCAAGGTTGAAAATTTCAGGCACGCATCCAAGAAATATGAAAAG GCTGTAAAATACATTGAGTTTGATCACTCATTCAGTGAAGATGAGAAGTGTCGTGCTAATACCTTACATTTATCCTGTAATTTGAACAATGCTGCCTGTAAACTTAAATTGGGGGAGTACATTGAAGCTTCAAGACTATGCACAAAG GTCCTAGAACAAGACCCTTTAAATATAAAGGCTCTTTACAGAAGATGCCAAGCATACTTGAAAACATCAGACTTGGAGAAAGCTGAGGCTGACATTAAAAGAGCTTTGATTATTGATCCAAATAACAG AGACATTAAACTTGAGTACAAAGAGCTGAAACTTAAGCAAAAGGAATACAGTAGACATGAAGCTGACATCTTCAGCACAATGCTTTCAAGAATGAACTAG